Sequence from the Curtobacterium sp. MCLR17_007 genome:
CCAGCAGCTGGGCGTGCTCGATCGTGCCGCGGGTCCCGACCGCCTCGAAGACGTCGAGGGCCAGGGTGTTCGCGCGGTCGCCGATGGCGTGGACCGCGGGCACGAGCCCGGCGTCGACGGCTCGGCGGGTGATCGCCACGAGGTCGTCGAACGACCACGCGAGCACCCCCGACCCGTCGGCGAGCGCCGCGGTCCTGGTGCCGAGCGACCCGTCGGTGATGACCTTGAACGGCCCCATGGTCAGCAGGCCCCTGGTGCCCGCGACGACGTCGCCGGTCCGCAGTCCCCGGGCGATCGCGGTGTCGAGGTCGGCCGCGTAGACACCGGACGACACGCGCAGGGCATCGGTGCCGCCGCGCATCCGCCGCGTCCACCGGTCGAGCCCGAAGCGCATCTCGAGGTCGACGACCCGGGTGACGCCCCGGGCCGCGGCGGCCTCGGCGGCGTCGGCGACCCACCCGTCCAGGACCTCGTCCGGCACCTGGGAGAGCGCCCCGGTGACGTCGAAGGCGTCCTGCTCGCGCAGGACCCCGTCCTCACCCGCTACCAACGGACGCCCGAGCACGGCGCCGAAGTGGCTGAGCGCGAGGGCGTTGCACCACACGGCGTGCAGGTCCGCGCTCACGACGACGACCGGGAGGCCCGGTGCGGCCCGGTCGAGCAGCTCGCGGCGGGCGGGGCGGGGCCACATCCCGTCGCGGTACCCGTGGCCGATGAGGACGCGGTCCGCGACGCCGGTCCGTGCCACCACAGCGAGCAGGTCGGCGGTGGCCTCGGCCGAGTCCGCTGCCGAGACGTCGACACGTCGACGCACGAGCGCCCACTGGTCGAAGTGGGTGTGGTGGTCGACGAGCCCGGGGCCGAGCCAGGCGCCGTCCGCCTGCAGCACGTCGGTGTCGGTGCTCGTGGCGTCGAGGGTGCCGGCGGGGGCGACCGCGGTCACCACGCCGTCGGTGACCCGGACGTCGGCGGGTGCGCCGGAGGTGCCCACCCGGCGGACGGTGCGGAGCAGGACCTCGCTCACTCGGCCTCCCGTCCGCCCTGGTCGTCACCGGCGGCGGACCGGACCCGCTCGATCTCGTCGGCGAGTGCCGGCGAGGCGTAGGGGCCGTCGCCGCGGAGTCCGGCGACGATGTCGTCGACGACCCCCGGGGCCTTGTTCTGGGAGAGCTTCGCGCGGGCGTCGAAGCGGGTGACGCGGATGCGGATGCCCACGGTCCCCTTCGCCATCCGCCGAGCGGTGTCCTCGTCGACGTCGAGCGAGACCGGGTCGGGCATGACCCGCTCGAAGTGGTCGACGAGCTCGCCGAGGACACGGAAGTTCTCGTCGTCGGACAGGATCTCGGGCGTGCCCCACAGGTGGGCGGTGACGTGGTTCCAGGTCGGCACGAACTGGTCGGCCGGGTACCACGCGGGCGAGACGTACCCGTGTGGGCCCTGCACGATGACGAGCACCTCGTGCTGCCCGAGTTCGTGCGCGACCTCGTCGGGCCGGCCGACGTGCGAGACGAGCACGAGCTGGTCGGGGTCCTCGCCGGGAGCGGGCTCCTCGAGCAGGAACGGGTAGTGCGAGGCCACGATCCCGGCGTCCGTGTGGGACACGATCGTCGCCCACGGGTTGCCACGGACCAGGCGCCGCACCTCGTCGACGTCGGTCATCAGGAAGTGTGGGGTGTGCCGCATGTCCGCCAGCGTGGCACAGCGGAGTGTGCCGGCGCGACGGGCGTCGTTTCCCGGTGTTCCCGGATGGTGGAAGTTCCCACGTGCAGTGCACCACCTGTCGTGGTCGGGATCCGTGAACACGACGCTGTCTCGCAACGAGGGTCGGGCAGTGGACCGGGCGGCACTCGACTCGCGTCGCCGCTGACGTCAGACTCGACCCACCGACCCACCGACCCACCGACCCACCGACCCACCGCTCTCCTGGAAGGACCACCGTGACCGACACCGAGGCCACACGCGACGCGTACCGCACGACCCTGCCCACCATCCGCGACTGGGTCGCCTACAAGGTCTGGCAGCTCCGCGTGCCGGGCGTGCAGGTCGCGATCGGGTACCGCGGCGAGGAGCTGTTCTCCGAAGCCTGGGGCCACGCCGACGTCGAGGCCGGCCGACGCCTGACCACGACCGACCTGTTCCGGATCGCCTCGCACTCGAAGACCTTCACCGCGACCGCGCTGCTGCTGCTCGCCGAGCGTGGGGTGCTGCGCCTCGACGACACCGTCGGGACGTACGTGCCCGCGCTGGTCGAGGGCGGCTCGCCGATCGCGGACGCCACGGTCCGGGAGCTCATGGAGATGGGTGCGGGCGTGATCCGCGACGGCCACGACGGCGACTACTGGTCCCTCGCGCGGCCGTTCCCGGACGAGGACGAACTGCTGGCGCTCGTCCTCGACCGCGGGCAGAAGGTGCCGACGGGATCCTCGTTCAACTACTCGAACCTCGGGTACTCGTTGCTCGGGCTCGTCATCGCCGCGGCTTCCGGACGGAGCTACAACGACTTCGTCCGCCAGGAGATCGTCGAGCCACTCGGCCTGCGGAACACCGGCCCGGACTGGGACCCGTCGCGCGAGGACGACTTCGTGGTGGGCTACTCCGGCTTCCACGTCGCACGGCACCGGCAGCGCGTCGCGCACGTCGACACCCGGGCGATGGCCGCAGCGACCGGCTTCCACGGCACCGCGTCCGACCTGGTCCGGTACTTCTCCGCCCACGTCCTCGGGCAGGGGGACCTGCTGAGCGACCACTCCAAGCGCCTGGCGCAGCGGAAGTCGTGGAGCGCCACCGAGGATGACCCGGCGGCCCGGGGCTACGGCGCGGGCTTCATCGTCGACCGCATCGGCGGGCGCGAGGTCCGCGGCCACTCCGGCGGGTTCCCCGGGCACATCACGCAGTCGCTGTTCGACCCCGAGTCCGGGCTCGTCGTGTCCGTGATGACGAGCGCCGCCGCAGGCCCGGCGACGCTCCTGGCGACCGGCATCATCCACCTGCTCGACGCAGCGGCCGACACCGGTGCGCCCGGCGCCGTCGTGACCGCCGAGCAGGCCGCGCGCTTCACTGGTCGCTACGCCAACCCCTGGGGCGTCACCGACATCGCCCGCGTGGGCGACCGGCTGCTCGCGATCGACCCGTCCGGCCCCGACCCGATGGAGTCGCCCACCCGGCTCGAGGTCGTCGACCAGGACACGCTCCGGATGACCCACGGCAACCGCTTCGGCTCCGTCGACGAGGACATCGTCGTCGCCCGCGACGCCGACGGCACCGTCACGGGCATCCGCGGCAGCGGCGGCATGAGCGAGGAACCGTGGACGATCCCCGACGAGGCTCCGGAGGTCGCGGCCGGGCTTGCATAGCCTGGCGCAGACCGCGGACGGACCGGGCCGTATGCGCACCGTTCCGCAGGGTCTCCGTCATGTCTCTGTCGAGACCGACCGCGTCCACCATCGCGCGGAGTGCGTCGCCCATCCCCCCAGCGTGACGCGTCACGCAGCACGGGACCGACCACCTGTGGACAGTGCGTCAGCGGACGTCGGCGGTGGACCAGAGGAACCGGGCGCCGTCACCGACCGGACGGACGAGCGGGCCGGCGAACAGCAGGGCTGCGACGACGAACGCCACGACCCGCCCGGCCGCGGGGACCGCGAACAGGACCGTCAGCCCCGTCTGCGTGGTGCCGGGGAGCGTCCCGAGCCACAGTGCCGGGCCTCCGAGCAGCCAGACCGCCGCGCCGACGGCGACCACCCAGCCGGCGGCACGCGACGCACTGCTCCCGGAACGCACGACGAGGACGCCGAAGGCGACGAGCAGCGCCTGTGCCGCGGTCGTCAGGATCGTCGCGACCGGGATCGCGGGCGACCCGATGCCGAGGCCAGCCAGCGCCGTGCACAGCGCGGCCACAGCGAAGCCGAGTGACGTCCGGTCCGCTCGGCGTGCCGCAGACAGTCCGGCGACGAGCGCGGCGGCTGCCGTCACCACCCCGACGACGACCAGGACCCAGGCGCCAGGGTCCAACTGCGTCAGGACACCCAGCCCTGCGACCCCGCCGACGGCCGCCCCGAGCCCCGCGACCACCGCCGCCAGTGCGGTCAGTCGTCCCCGTGTCGTGGTCCCCGTCGTCCCCATGCCGACACCATAACGCCGGGGGTGGGGTCAACCCCACCCCTGGTCGGGGAGGGGGCAGGATGGGTCCGGGCACCCGGGTTCGGGATGCTGGACCCATGACCGACACCGACCGACTCGACCAGGCGATCACCGTGCCGCTGGACGACGCCGTACCCCCGGGAGCCACCACCCCCATGCCGGCGCAACCGACCCAGGAGCAGCCACCGCAGCTGCCGACCGATCCGCCGAACCCGACGGCTGGTGGGTTCTACCGTCAGGCCTGGCGCCGGTTCCCGCGCGACTTCGGGTACATGGCGCTCACCGCGGTGCTGCTCTGCACGCTCTACTTCGCGTTCCCAGCAGCGGTCTTCGGCGGTGGGTTCCACGACCTCTTCAACCCGATCGTGCTGCTGATGTTCTTCGTGGCGCTGTTCGTCGCGCGCTGGCTCGGGCAGTTCGAACGGCTGCGCATCTCGTGGGCAGACGACCGCCCGATCCGACCGGTCGACTGGACCCCGCGCTGGCAGCAGAACTGGTGGGCCCGGACCGGTTCCGCCGTCGCCAACCCGCACTACTGGCTCTACCTGCTGCACGCAGCGGTCGTCTACCCCCTCGCGGCCCTGGTCACCGTCGGCGCCGGCGCACTCCTGGTGGTCGGCTTCTTCGGCCCGATCGTCGCCGGGGTCACGGCACTGCGGTGGGGATGGCAGATCAACCAGTGGCTCATGGAGAACAGCCTCGACCAGGGCTGGGCCTGGGTGCTCGGTGCCGTGGCGTGCGCGGTGAGCATGGCCGCCTCGGTCGTCCTGCTGCCGCTCTGGTCGCGCGGGTCGGTGCTCGCGCACTACTGGATCGACTTCGGGCTGCTCGGCGGGTTCCGCGCGGAACAGCTCGAGCAGCGGGTGGCGGGACTGCAGGCTTCCCGCGCCGGAGCGGCGACAGCGGAGGGGCAGACCCTGCGGCAGATCGAACGCGACCTGCACGACGGCCCGCAGCAGCGGCTCGTCCGGCTCCGCATGGACCTGGCCGCAGCCGAGCGGGCGTTCGAGAAGGACCCCGAGGGAGCGAAGCGGCTCATCGGCGAGGCGTCGGAGCACGCCAAGGACGCGCTCGACGAACTCCGGGCGCTGTCGCGGGGCTTCGCGCCGCCGATCCTGCTCGACCGGGGGCTCGTCGCCGCGCTCGAGGCCCTCGTCGCCCGGACCCCGATCCCCGTCGGCCTCGACGTCCGGCTGCCCGAGGGGCTGACCCTCGGCACCGAGATCCAGCGCAACGTCTACTTCACGGTCTCCGAGCTCCTGACGAACACGACCAAGCACGCGGGGGCCTCGACCGCTGGCGTCTACCTCGGGCTCGTCGTCGACGCGTCCGCGGTGTGGCACCTGACGGTGAGCGTCACGGACGACGGCGTGGGCGGGGCGAGCGTGCAGGAGGGGCACGGGATCGAGGGCCTCATGGGTCGGATGCGCTCCCTCGACGGCGAGTTGACGGTGTCGAGCCCCCAGGGTGGCCCCACCGAGGCGACGGCACGGATCCCGCTCGGCGCGCTCAACGGGGTGCCCACGGTGCGGTGACCGCCGGCACTAGTCTGGGAGCATGACCGACGGCCCGGATGCAGCACGCATCCGGGCCGTCGTCGTCGACGACGCGGTGCTGCTGCGCGAGGGGCTCGCGCGGGTGCTCGACGAGGCCGGCATCGACGTCATCGCGCAGTACGCCGACGCCGCGTCCTTCCTGGCGGCCCTGCCGGAGCAGACCCCGGACGTCGTCGTCATGGACGTCCGGATGCCGCCGACCTTCACCGACGAGGGCGTCCGCGCCGCCGTCGAGACCCGACGGACCTCCCCGTCCACCGGCGTGCTCCTGCTCTCGCAGTACGTCGAGGCGACCTACGCCGAGGAGCTGCTGGCATCCGGCTCGTCGGGGGTCGGTTACCTGCTCAAGGACCGCGTCACCCGACTCGAGGAGATCGACGACGCCGTGCGCCGGGTCGCCTCCGGCGGCACCGTGCTCGACCCCGAGGTCGTCACGCAGCTGATGCAACGACGCCGTGACCCGCTCGAGGCGCTGACGCCGCGTGAGCGCGAGGTGCTCGGGCTGATGGCCGAGGGACGGACCAACGCCGCGATCGCCCGGGCGCTCGTCATCGGCACCGGCGCCGTCGAGAAGCACGTGTCGAGCATCTTCGCGAAGCTCGCGCTGGAGGACACGGGCGAGGACCACCGCCGCGTCCTCGCCGTCCTCGCCTACCTCGGATGACCCGGTCCCCGGCCGACCCCGCCCGCTCGACCCGGATCCCCGCGCCGCTGCTCGCGCTCGCCGCGATCGTCTCGGTCCAACTCGGTGCCGCGATCGCGAAGACCCGCTTCGAGGAGGTCGGCTCCGTGGGTGCGGCCACGCTGCGCCTGGTGATCGGTGCGGCGGTGCTGCTCGCCGTCGTCCGCCCGCGGGTGCGGCACTGGCAGCGGCCGCAGTGGCTCGGGGCGGTCGGCCTCGGGCTGGCGCTCGGCGGCATGAACGTCTTCATCTACCTGGCGTTCGCCACGATCCCCATCGGGGTCGCCGTGACGATCGAGTTCCTCGGCCCGCTCGCCCTGTCGCTCGTGCACACCCGACGCTGGCGGGACGCCCTCTGGGCGGCGCTGGCGCTGCTCGGCGTCGTGCTGCTCGGGGTCGGACCCTCCGCCGTCACGGAACTCGGCGGAGTGGCCGCCGCGGTGGCGGCGGCAGGGTGCTGGGCCGGCTACATCGTGATGAACCGGCACGTCGGCTCGATCATCCCGGGCGTCGACGGGCTCGCCGTCTCGATGCTCGTCGCGATGGCCGTCTCGCTGCCGTTCGGCCTGCGGACCGCCGTCGACGGCATCGTCGCCGACCCGACCCTGCTCGTCGTGTTCGGTGCGGTCGCGGTGTTGTCGAGCGTGCTGCCGTACGCGCTCGAGATGCTCGCCCTGCGGCGGATGCCCACCCGGGTGTTCGGCGTGCTGCAGAGTCTGGGCCCGGCGATCGCGGCCCTCGCCGGGCTGGTGGTCCTCGGCGAGGCGCTCTCGCCCGTCGAGGTGGTCGCGCTCGCCTGCGTGACGGCGGCGAGCGTCGGGGTGACGGTCTACTCGGCGCGGAGGAAGTCCGCGTAGGTGGGTTCGTGCTGCTCGCCCGACAGCAGGGCGGGGTCGTTGATCCTGCGTTCGACGTAGGCAGCGATGACGTCGGGCGGGGTGAGCACGTGTGCCACCCAGGACGGCACGTCGAGGTTCTTCACGGGTGCTCCCTTCCGGTCATGGGGCGACGGTCACCGGACTGATGTCTTGATCGTCGTGATTCTTGCTGTACCGGGGCGGATCGAACGATCCTCCGCGCCAGCGCACCTGTCAATCGCGTGCGCCATGTGGAGTCCGATGCGCGCGCTCTGTCCGGAGAACGCGGTGTTTGACGGCCGAACGCCAGACCCAGGCCTCGGACTGCTGCCCGAACTGTGCCCACTCGACCAGCACCGCGTCGCGCGTCCAGCTCTTCGCGAAGGCCTTCACCCGGACGTGGAACGTCGGGAACTGGATCCACGCCCAGACCGGCAGCGGCGTGACGGCGTGGCAGACGTCCGGGCCGCGGGCGTCGTCGGACAGTGAGTAGGCGTGCGGCCGCTCGACCTCCGGGTGTTCCGGAGGCTGCCACCGGTTATCGCGACGCCGTCCCACGACGGTATTCGAACGTGTGTTCGAATGCCGCGTCAAGTCGGGCCGGGCAGCGCGGCGGGACCCGGCGGTCAGCTGCGCGTGTCGCGGCTGACGTCGAGCGACGGTCTCAGCTCGGTGCGCGGCCCGTGCTCTCGCGCACGCTCAGGGTCAGGACGGGCCCGGGCTCGGACGGCAGGGCGTGGTCCACATCGATCTGCCGGCGCAGCAGGGTGGCCGCACGCTGGCCGAGCTCGACGGTGTCGCGGGTGAGCGAGGTGATCGCCGGACGGACCAGGCGGACCATCGCCGAGTCGTCGAACGACACGATCGAGACGTCGGCCGGCACCGCGACGCCCATCTCGCTCGCGACGCCCAGGCCGGCCACCGCGAGCACGTCGTTGTCGAACACGATCGCGGTCGGTCGGCTGCGTCGGGACAGCAGCTCGCGGGTCGCGGCTGCGCCGGTGTCGGCCGCGTAGTCCGTCGGGATGGAGACCGTGTCGTCGAGGTCGTGCGCGGCGGCGAACTCGCGGAGACGGTCGATGCGCATCGCGGTGTGTTCGTACTCCGGGCGACCGGCGACGTGGGCGATGCGCCGGTGGCCGAGGGCGTGCAGGTAGCGCAGGACCTTCTCGGTGGCGTCGGAGTCGTCGATCCACACCGTGGGGGCGGCTCCGGCGGGGGCCGGGTGTGACCCGACGACCACGGTCGGCATCCCGAGCTCGTCGAGCAGGCGGAGCCGGGCGTCGTCGTGTCGCGGGTCGATGACGATCACCCCGTCGACGCGGTGGCCGTTCCACCAGTCGCGGTAGGTCTGGAGTTCCTCGTCGGCGTCCCGCGCGACCAGCAGGTTCATACCGACGTGGGAGCCGGCCAGGCCGAGCTGGATGCCGGAGATCAGGTCGCCGAAGAACGACTCGGTGCCGAGCGTGCGGGCGGGACGGTTGAGCACGAAGCCGATCGAGCCGGCCTTCGCACCGCCCAGGGCGCGCGCCGCGGTGTGGGGCTGCCAGTCGAGTTCACGGGCGACGGCACGCACCCGGGCACGGGTCGCGTCGGACACACCGGGGCGGTCGTTGAGGGCGAACGAGACGGCGCTGATCGACACGCCGGCCTTCGCGGCGATGTCGGCGATCGTCGTCCGACGCTGGATGGCCATGGCTTGACTATAACGCTTTAGTCGCTCATAGTCGGGCTCATCCGACCGGCAGCGCGATCAGCACTCAACCGGTTCAGCACGACATCAGCAGCACCATCCGCACGCACGAGGGAGTCCGACGCGATGAGATCCACCACACGAACCACCACCACCCGGGCCGTCGGCCTGCTCGCCGGTGTCGCCGCAGCGGCCCTGGCACTGACCGGCTGCTCGGCCGGCGGCAGCGGCGCGAGCGGCAACGGCGGCGGCGACGTCTCCGGCACGATCACGCTGCAGACGTGGGCACTCACGCCCACGTACACGGACTACCTCAACGGCGTCGTGAAGGCCTTCGAGAAGCAGCACCCGGACGCAAAGGTCAAGCTCGTCGACCAGCCCGGCGACGGCTACGCCGACAAGGTGCTCAGCCAGGCGTCGAGCAACTCGCTGCCCGACGTGATCAACCTGCCGCCGGACATCGCGCTGCCGCTCGCCAAGCGCGGGTTCCTGCAGGACGTCTCCAAGGACGACAGCAAGCTCTCGAGCACCTACGTCAAGGGCGCGCTCGCCGCGTACAACTACAAGGGCGTCGACGGCACCTTCGGGTACCCCTGGTACCTCAACACGGACATCGACTACTGGAACAAGACGATGTTCCAGCAGTGCGGCCTCGACCCGGCCAGCCCGCCCAAGACCACCGACCAGCTGTTCTCGCAGGCCGCGACCATGCACGCGAAGTGCCCGGACGACTACCTGATGAGCCGCAAGCCCGGCCTGAGCGACTTCTCGCTTGCCGGCGTCAAGATCATCAACGACAAGGGCACGAAGTTCACCTTCGCGGACTCGTCGAAGGCCGCCGACCTGATCAGCAAGTACGCGAAGGCGTACAAGGAGGGCCTCATGCCCTCGTCGGTCCTGAACACCGACTACCTCGGCAACTCGACCCTGTTCACCCAGGGCAAGGTCGCCTGGACCACCGGTGGCGCCACCGCGATCAGCGACTTCGAGAAGAACAACCCGTCGCTCAAGGGCAACATCGTCGTCTCCCCGGCGCTGGACAACCCGCCGCTGTACGTGCAGGGGCTGTCGGTGTC
This genomic interval carries:
- a CDS encoding amidohydrolase family protein, which produces MSEVLLRTVRRVGTSGAPADVRVTDGVVTAVAPAGTLDATSTDTDVLQADGAWLGPGLVDHHTHFDQWALVRRRVDVSAADSAEATADLLAVVARTGVADRVLIGHGYRDGMWPRPARRELLDRAAPGLPVVVVSADLHAVWCNALALSHFGAVLGRPLVAGEDGVLREQDAFDVTGALSQVPDEVLDGWVADAAEAAAARGVTRVVDLEMRFGLDRWTRRMRGGTDALRVSSGVYAADLDTAIARGLRTGDVVAGTRGLLTMGPFKVITDGSLGTRTAALADGSGVLAWSFDDLVAITRRAVDAGLVPAVHAIGDRANTLALDVFEAVGTRGTIEHAQLLADADLARFARLGVAASVQPEHAMDDRDIADHHWAGVTDRAFAFASLARAGARVLLGSDAPVAPLDPWVSLAAAVGRDRDGREPWHPSERLSALTAWTGSTDGRVGVAVGDVADLVLVESDPLTASSTALRTMPVLATAVAGRWTHRDR
- a CDS encoding FMN-binding negative transcriptional regulator codes for the protein MRHTPHFLMTDVDEVRRLVRGNPWATIVSHTDAGIVASHYPFLLEEPAPGEDPDQLVLVSHVGRPDEVAHELGQHEVLVIVQGPHGYVSPAWYPADQFVPTWNHVTAHLWGTPEILSDDENFRVLGELVDHFERVMPDPVSLDVDEDTARRMAKGTVGIRIRVTRFDARAKLSQNKAPGVVDDIVAGLRGDGPYASPALADEIERVRSAAGDDQGGREAE
- a CDS encoding serine hydrolase — protein: MTDTEATRDAYRTTLPTIRDWVAYKVWQLRVPGVQVAIGYRGEELFSEAWGHADVEAGRRLTTTDLFRIASHSKTFTATALLLLAERGVLRLDDTVGTYVPALVEGGSPIADATVRELMEMGAGVIRDGHDGDYWSLARPFPDEDELLALVLDRGQKVPTGSSFNYSNLGYSLLGLVIAAASGRSYNDFVRQEIVEPLGLRNTGPDWDPSREDDFVVGYSGFHVARHRQRVAHVDTRAMAAATGFHGTASDLVRYFSAHVLGQGDLLSDHSKRLAQRKSWSATEDDPAARGYGAGFIVDRIGGREVRGHSGGFPGHITQSLFDPESGLVVSVMTSAAAGPATLLATGIIHLLDAAADTGAPGAVVTAEQAARFTGRYANPWGVTDIARVGDRLLAIDPSGPDPMESPTRLEVVDQDTLRMTHGNRFGSVDEDIVVARDADGTVTGIRGSGGMSEEPWTIPDEAPEVAAGLA
- a CDS encoding sensor histidine kinase encodes the protein MTDTDRLDQAITVPLDDAVPPGATTPMPAQPTQEQPPQLPTDPPNPTAGGFYRQAWRRFPRDFGYMALTAVLLCTLYFAFPAAVFGGGFHDLFNPIVLLMFFVALFVARWLGQFERLRISWADDRPIRPVDWTPRWQQNWWARTGSAVANPHYWLYLLHAAVVYPLAALVTVGAGALLVVGFFGPIVAGVTALRWGWQINQWLMENSLDQGWAWVLGAVACAVSMAASVVLLPLWSRGSVLAHYWIDFGLLGGFRAEQLEQRVAGLQASRAGAATAEGQTLRQIERDLHDGPQQRLVRLRMDLAAAERAFEKDPEGAKRLIGEASEHAKDALDELRALSRGFAPPILLDRGLVAALEALVARTPIPVGLDVRLPEGLTLGTEIQRNVYFTVSELLTNTTKHAGASTAGVYLGLVVDASAVWHLTVSVTDDGVGGASVQEGHGIEGLMGRMRSLDGELTVSSPQGGPTEATARIPLGALNGVPTVR
- a CDS encoding response regulator transcription factor; this encodes MTDGPDAARIRAVVVDDAVLLREGLARVLDEAGIDVIAQYADAASFLAALPEQTPDVVVMDVRMPPTFTDEGVRAAVETRRTSPSTGVLLLSQYVEATYAEELLASGSSGVGYLLKDRVTRLEEIDDAVRRVASGGTVLDPEVVTQLMQRRRDPLEALTPREREVLGLMAEGRTNAAIARALVIGTGAVEKHVSSIFAKLALEDTGEDHRRVLAVLAYLG
- a CDS encoding EamA family transporter; translated protein: MTRSPADPARSTRIPAPLLALAAIVSVQLGAAIAKTRFEEVGSVGAATLRLVIGAAVLLAVVRPRVRHWQRPQWLGAVGLGLALGGMNVFIYLAFATIPIGVAVTIEFLGPLALSLVHTRRWRDALWAALALLGVVLLGVGPSAVTELGGVAAAVAAAGCWAGYIVMNRHVGSIIPGVDGLAVSMLVAMAVSLPFGLRTAVDGIVADPTLLVVFGAVAVLSSVLPYALEMLALRRMPTRVFGVLQSLGPAIAALAGLVVLGEALSPVEVVALACVTAASVGVTVYSARRKSA
- a CDS encoding LacI family DNA-binding transcriptional regulator; the protein is MAIQRRTTIADIAAKAGVSISAVSFALNDRPGVSDATRARVRAVARELDWQPHTAARALGGAKAGSIGFVLNRPARTLGTESFFGDLISGIQLGLAGSHVGMNLLVARDADEELQTYRDWWNGHRVDGVIVIDPRHDDARLRLLDELGMPTVVVGSHPAPAGAAPTVWIDDSDATEKVLRYLHALGHRRIAHVAGRPEYEHTAMRIDRLREFAAAHDLDDTVSIPTDYAADTGAAATRELLSRRSRPTAIVFDNDVLAVAGLGVASEMGVAVPADVSIVSFDDSAMVRLVRPAITSLTRDTVELGQRAATLLRRQIDVDHALPSEPGPVLTLSVRESTGRAPS
- a CDS encoding sugar ABC transporter substrate-binding protein, with the protein product MRSTTRTTTTRAVGLLAGVAAAALALTGCSAGGSGASGNGGGDVSGTITLQTWALTPTYTDYLNGVVKAFEKQHPDAKVKLVDQPGDGYADKVLSQASSNSLPDVINLPPDIALPLAKRGFLQDVSKDDSKLSSTYVKGALAAYNYKGVDGTFGYPWYLNTDIDYWNKTMFQQCGLDPASPPKTTDQLFSQAATMHAKCPDDYLMSRKPGLSDFSLAGVKIINDKGTKFTFADSSKAADLISKYAKAYKEGLMPSSVLNTDYLGNSTLFTQGKVAWTTGGATAISDFEKNNPSLKGNIVVSPALDNPPLYVQGLSVSSKSKHLATAEALASFMTNAKNQEAFAHLVNIFPSTTSSQSDPFFSKDDGTVEGKARVLANDALKTAKNLNPVEANSAMTDFLDQQIALAMKGDTSPEKALQTAQTKMNTLLANG